Part of the Desulfatiglans anilini DSM 4660 genome is shown below.
TGATCGACGATCAGCCTCGATAGGGTTTTTCCCAGTTGCAGAAGTGGACCCGCCCCGCTGCGCCCTTTGCGGCACGGTGTAGGCCGGGCGCGGGCGTTTGAAGGAAAATCCAGGTGATAGTGCAAGGAAAAGGTCTCGTCATCACTTGAGGAAATCGGAGTATTCTTCTTCGAAATCAGGGATTTCCTCCTTGAGCCAGGATTTGATCCTCTTGATGATTTTTTCCTGGATCTGACGAACACGCTCGCGCGAGATGTTGTATTTGTCACCGAGATCCTGCAGCGTCAGCGGTTTTTCGGCCATGATACGGTGATCATAGATGTCTGCCTCTTTACCCGAAAGGGTCTTGCGGAAGGTCTTCAGTTTCTCGGCAAGCCGGCTCCGGCCTTCGGCCTCGGAGATCTGTTCGTCGGCGCCGATCCCGGGGTCCGGCAGCAGCGCACTGAAGGGTTCCCTGGAATCCTCCCCGATCGGCGAGCTGAGGGAGACTTCCCAGCCTCCAAGCCGCTGGCTCATTTCCACGACTTCCTCTTCCTTGACGTCCAGCCGCTCGGCGAGGAGGCGCGGCTCCGGATCGAAGCCCTGGGCGATCAGCTTGTCCCTTTCTTTAGCCAGGTTGAAAAAAAGTTTCCTCTGGCTCTGAGTGGTTCCGATCTTGACCAGTTTCCAGTTGTCCATGATGGACTTGAGAATGTAAGCCTTGATCCAGAAGGAGGCGTAATAGGAAAATTTGATGCCGCGGTAAGGATCGAATTTCTTGACGGCGTGCAGGAGCCCGACATTTCCCTCCTGAATCAGATCGAGCAGGTTTCGAGTCCAGAAGCGATGAAAATCCATAGCGATTTTCACAACGAGACGGAGGTTGGCAGTCACGAGCCGGTAGGCCGCGTTCTGGTCGTTCTTTTCCCGGACCCGGATCGCCAGCTCCAATTCTTCTTCTCGGGTGAGCAGCGGGTATTGCTTGATCTCCAAAAGATAGCGTTGAAGGGGATCATAGGCCGCAAGGGACCGTTCCGTAGCCGGCGCAACGCTGTACTCTTCCGGTACGGGCGAAAGATCCTCTCCGCCTTCCTCTTCCAGCAGGCTGTCTTCCAGTTCTTCTTCTTTCATAAAGTCCTTCATCCGGCCGATGCCCCAGGGGCCTTGGACCACCGGAACCCTTCCGCATGGCCCCTTCCCCGGGAGAGGGGCGAATTTCAGGCGACAACGACGTGCATGTAGCGTTTTTTCCCTGCTCTCAGCAGGAGGCTGTTTTCTTTCAGGTCAGCGGTGTTGACGATACGATCGAAGATATCCAGCCTTTCTCCGTTCAGGTAGGCGCCTCCCTGCCCGATCAGGCGGCGGGCGTCCCCTCTTGTCTTGCAGAGGCCGCACAGCTCGAAGAGGATGAAGGCAGGGATGCCCTGTTCCAACTCCTTCATGGTGACAGAGAACTGGGGCGCTGAATCGGCCAGGGCGGTTTCCTCTTCCCCGAAAAGACTCTTGGCCGCCTCCCGTGCCCGGTCGGCTTCCTGTTTCCCGTGGCAGATGCGCGTCGCTTCATAGGCCAGGATCTCTTTGGCGGCGTTGATCTCAGCACCCTTCAACTGCGAGAGCCGATGCACCTCATCCATCGGCAGCAGGGTGAACAGGGCGAGAAACCGTGGGATATCCGCATCGTCCTGATTGATCCAATATTGATAGTAGTAGTAAGGCGAGGTGAGATCCGGGTCCAGCCACACCGCCC
Proteins encoded:
- a CDS encoding sigma-70 family RNA polymerase sigma factor, which codes for MKEEELEDSLLEEEGGEDLSPVPEEYSVAPATERSLAAYDPLQRYLLEIKQYPLLTREEELELAIRVREKNDQNAAYRLVTANLRLVVKIAMDFHRFWTRNLLDLIQEGNVGLLHAVKKFDPYRGIKFSYYASFWIKAYILKSIMDNWKLVKIGTTQSQRKLFFNLAKERDKLIAQGFDPEPRLLAERLDVKEEEVVEMSQRLGGWEVSLSSPIGEDSREPFSALLPDPGIGADEQISEAEGRSRLAEKLKTFRKTLSGKEADIYDHRIMAEKPLTLQDLGDKYNISRERVRQIQEKIIKRIKSWLKEEIPDFEEEYSDFLK